One stretch of Schizosaccharomyces pombe strain 972h- genome assembly, chromosome: III DNA includes these proteins:
- the pgl1 gene encoding 6-phosphogluconolactonase gives MSVYSFSDVSLVAKALGAFVKEKSEASIKRHGVFTLALSGGSLPKVLAEGLAQQRGIEFSKWEVFFADERIVPLDDENSNYALCKKLIFDKFEGFDPKKIHTINPELLKENPIDPQNVADEYEKQLVHVFANSSTVKVPVFDLLLLGCGPDGHTCSLFPDHEVLQEDVAWVAPVTDSPKPPKDRITLTLPVVTHAQAIAFVTTGAGKKDILPIVIEDFTSKLPSALITRNNLTRTSWFVDDEASANLERSSLKVFPQ, from the exons ATGTCGGTTTACTCATTTTCAGACGTTAGTTTAGTTGCAAAGGCACTTGGTGCATTCgttaaagagaaaagtgAAGCTTCTATTAAAAGGCATGGCGTGTTCACTTTAGCTCTTAGTGGAGGAAGTTTACCAAAGGTTTTGGCTGAAGGATTGGCTCAACAGAGAGGTATCGAGTTTTCCAAATG GGAAGTTTTCTTTGCTGATGAAAGAATTGTTCCTTTAGATGATGAAAACTCAAATTATGCGCTCTGtaaaaagttgatttttgaCAAGTTTGAAGGATTTGAccctaaaaaaattcataccATCAATCCTGagcttttgaaagaaaatcctATTGACCCTCAGAATGTTGCTGATGAAtatgaaaaacaattagTGCATGTGTTTGCAAATAGCTCCACTGTTAAGGTCCCTGTGTTTGATTTACTGCTGTTAGGATGCGGTCCTGATGGCCATACATGTTCTCTATTCCCCGATCACGAGGTACTCCAGGAAGACGTTGCTTGGGTGGCCCCAGTCACTGATTCGCCCAAACCCCCTAAAGACCGCATCACTTTGACTTTACCGGTTGTCACACATGCTCAAGCCATTGCCTTTGTTACCACAGGTGCTGGTAAGAAGGATATTTTGCCTATTGTCATTGAGGATTTTACATCTAAACTTCCAAGTGCGCTGATCACTCGAAACAATTTGACTCGTACAAGCTGGTTTGTGGATGATGAAGCATCAGCCAATCTTGAGAGATCCTCTTTGAAGGTTTTCCCTCAATAG
- the rpl1201 gene encoding 60S ribosomal protein uL11 has translation MPPKFDPNEVKTIFMRAVGGEVAGGSTLAPKIGPLGLSPKKVGEDIAKATKDWKGLRVTVKLTIQNRQAAVSVVPSASALVIKALKEPARDRKKDKNVAHSGNVSLDEIIEVARTMRFKSLAKELSGTVKEILGTAFSVGCTVDGKNPHDVQKEIDNGEIEIPQE, from the coding sequence ATGCCTCCTAAATTCGATCCCAATGAAGTAAAGACCATCTTTATGAGAGCCGTCGGTGGTGAAGTCGCCGGTGGCTCCACCCTTGCTCCCAAGATTGGTCCCTTGGGTTTGTCCCCCAAGAAGGTTGGTGAAGATATTGCCAAGGCTACCAAAGATTGGAAGGGTCTCCGTGTGACCGTCAAGTTGACTATTCAAAACCGTCAAGCCGCTGTCTCGGTTGTTCCCTCTGCCTCTGCTTTGGTCATTAAGGCTTTGAAGGAGCCTGCTCGTGACAGAAAGAAGGACAAGAACGTCGCTCACTCTGGCAATGTCTCTCTTGACGAAATCATTGAGGTCGCCCGTACTATGCGCTTCAAGTCTCTTGCTAAGGAGCTTTCTGGTACCGTTAAGGAGATTCTCGGTACTGCCTTCTCTGTTGGTTGCACCGTTGACGGCAAGAACCCTCACGACGTTCAAAAGGAGATCGACAATGGCGAAATTGAGATCCCCCAAGAGTAA
- the sfc4 gene encoding transcription factor TFIIIC subunit Sfc4: MIQNGGNSYVDSNMNETQNDTTDNFDAEMQDLNGYISEIVDEARNVSEVDAKFLGDTSALQAEGLWSDEESDYEGSDDESNFSKTASRTEDDIANEEWEENLKAVAGFRKVRKGHKGRGRVSRADMLPSVEVQQMLSLANHLFAQEGNFDEAQKLAEEIVRIDNNVIAAWKMLGECHRQRGNGRVNIEKCLIAWMAAAHLKPKDHELWFTCAKLSESLEFWDQADYCYNRAVSAKPPNKSELKKYIWNRSVLNKEHGSLKKAAEGFKFLLQSSPYNASILKNLAEIYIKIHAPREILKQFEIAWKYFYQYPAPPIGNDIFDLPTLNLYAELLLLDHQWSNLIRLINRGVRWFRGRKSESFWDEFDDDREWDVDERRREFPNASEEHTNKEAYLLPHLFRTKLGIARLKTGELPEAELHFSVIKNLPPDYAWGMLYDIAKAYMDIERLDLALEYFVLICNHEPAQNIGLWYNMGVCYLELKEYEHAQQCMEAILIVDNSNTNALIKLAEINELQDNRDAALEIVTNIFEQRRNINELEREQSQNEDHEKNVGSQLFVGNQKVPQDKWEKRARISRSKEEARQFTIWKTEETQRRFHKLDILRQSLKKEENVSESLNEWLAIASELIDEFVSIKAFFPSEKKARARAGLLTRRTRYASLNDQLTSMINRLNDSLTRTKYGDLDLDTILRTGYFRNVSIDAWYQLFVEFSLRLTKVGSVQQAYDVLTTAMGAILFDQDTIKRQNLRWCMLACSMYARDPQGALTPLRWVFTTFQFRQDTYRLFSAVLSQGYECSRAFVDSANQKFLLRLIKLMDQLMSNSLVSGAATLVKNDDGLATVPTSYDPVLVLLYGHIMARNRSWIPAINYYSRAFAINPDCPITNLSLGLAYLHRAMQRLSDNRHYQILQGFTFLYRYYDLRVNEGLGEKQEALYNLGKAYHFIGLEHYAVKYYEAVLGLSPMSQGDKMTSSESTVSTTYDFGFEAAYNLRLIYICSGNIKLAFQISSKYLIF, translated from the coding sequence ATGATTCAAAATGGTGGAAATAGCTATGTGGATTCCAATATGAATGAAACGCAAAATGATACAACTGACAACTTTGATGCTGAAATGCAAGATCTAAACGGGTATATAAGCGAAATTGTCGATGAGGCTAGGAATGTATCTGAAGTTgatgcaaaatttttgggAGATACCTCTGCCCTTCAAGCTGAGGGCCTTTGGTCAGACGAAGAGTCAGATTATGAAGGCAGTGACGATGAATCAAACTTTAGTAAAACAGCCTCAAGAACCGAGGACGACATTGCGAACGAGGAATGggaagaaaatttaaaggcAGTTGCTGGATTTAGAAAAGTCCGTAAAGGTCATAAAGGTCGAGGACGTGTTAGTCGAGCTGATATGCTTCCCTCGGTGGAAGTGCAACAAATGTTGAGTTTAGCGAATCATTTGTTTGCGCAAGAAGGAAACTTCGACGAAGCCCAAAAATTAGCTGAAGAGATTGTTCGTATTGATAATAATGTCATTGCGGCTTGGAAAATGCTTGGTGAATGTCATCGTCAAAGGGGTAATGGAAGagtaaatattgaaaagtGCTTAATTGCTTGGATGGCGGCTGCACATTTAAAGCCGAAAGATCATGAACTTTGGTTCACCTGTGCGAAACTCAGCGAAAGCTTAGAGTTTTGGGATCAAGCAGATTATTGTTACAACAGAGCCGTCTCTGCGAAACCTCCAAATAAGTCggaactaaaaaaatacatttgGAATAGATCTGTTCTAAATAAGGAACATGGCTCCTTGAAAAAGGCAGCTGAAGGCTTTAAATTCCTACTTCAATCTTCGCCATATAACGCGTCTATATTGAAAAACCTAGCAGAGATCTACATTAAAATTCATGCCCCAAgagaaatattaaaacagTTCGAGATTGCttggaaatatttttatcaatacCCCGCTCCACCTATTGGAAATGACATTTTCGATTTACCGACTCTTAACTTATATGCTGAACTTTTATTGTTAGACCACCAATGGTCAAATCTTATCCGCTTAATTAATCGCGGTGTACGATGGTTTCGTGGCCGTAAGTCCGAGTCTTTCTGGGACGAATTTGATGATGACCGGGAATGGGATGTGGATGAGAGGAGACGCGAATTTCCTAACGCATCTGAAGAGCATACTAATAAAGAGGCATATTTACTTCCTCATCTTTTTCGCACAAAACTTGGAATTGCAAGATTAAAAACTGGGGAGCTTCCAGAGGCCGAGTTGCATTTCTCagtcattaaaaatttacctCCTGATTATGCTTGGGGAATGCTTTACGATATTGCGAAAGCTTATATGGATATTGAACGTTTAGATTTAGCTTTGGAGTACTTTGTATTAATATGCAACCATGAGCCGGCTCAAAACATTGGATTGTGGTACAACATGGGTGTCTGCTACTTGGAACTTAAGGAATATGAACATGCTCAACAATGTATGGAGGCAATTTTAATCGTTGACAATAGCAATACCAATGCTTTGATAAAGCTGGCAGAGATTAATGAATTACAGGATAACCGCGATGCAGCACTGGAAATAGTTACGAATATATTTGAACAAAGACGAAACATCAATGAGTTAGAAAGAGAGCAAAGCCAAAATGAGGACCATGAAAAGAACGTCGGTTCGCAACTTTTCGTTGGAAATCAAAAAGTACCTCAAGACAAATGGGAAAAAAGAGCAAGGATAAGTAGGTCTAAAGAAGAGGCTAGGCAGTTTACAATTTGGAAGACAGAAGAGACTCAGAGACGGTTTCATAAGTTAGATATACTGCGACAATCACtcaaaaaggaagaaaatgtAAGTGAAAGTTTGAATGAATGGCTGGCAATTGCTTCTGAATTGATCGATGAGTTTGTGAGTATTAAAGCTTTCTTTCCATCGGAGAAAAAAGCTAGAGCTAGAGCAGGATTGCTGACTCGACGTACTCGGTATGCGAGCTTAAATGATCAATTAACTAGCATGATTAATCGGCTAAACGATTCTCTTACTAGAACCAAATATGGTGATCTCGATCTTGATACAATACTGAGAACGGGCTATTTTCGCAACGTCTCTATCGACGCGTGGTATCAATTATTCGTTGAATTTTCTCTCAGACTTACAAAGGTTGGTTCTGTCCAACAAGCTTATGATGTACTGACAACAGCGATGGGGGCAATCCTGTTTGATCAAGATACCATAAAACGCCAGAATTTACGTTGGTGCATGCTGGCATGCTCCATGTATGCACGGGATCCCCAAGGGGCATTAACTCCTTTGCGTTGGGTTTTCAcaacttttcaatttcgGCAAGACACTTACCGACTTTTTTCAGCTGTTTTAAGTCAAGGATATGAATGCTCGCGAGCTTTTGTTGATAGCgcaaatcaaaaatttctacTTAGACTTATTAAGCTAATGGACCAGTTAATGAGCAACAGCTTAGTGTCTGGAGCCGCTACACTGGTAAAGAACGACGATGGATTGGCTACCGTTCCCACATCCTATGATCCTGTGCTAGTCTTACTTTATGGTCATATTATGGCTCGCAATAGAAGTTGGATTCCTGCAATTAATTACTATAGTCGTGCTTTCGCAATTAATCCTGATTGTCCAATTACCAATCTTTCACTTGGTTTGGCTTACCTTCATCGGGCAATGCAGAGACTGTCAGATAATAGACATTATCAAATTCTTCAGGGATTTACATTCTTATACAGGTATTACGATCTTCGGGTTAACGAAGGTTTAGGAGAGAAGCAAGAGGCACTTTATAATTTAGGAAAAGCATATCATTTTATTGGATTAGAGCACTATGCCGTTAAATATTATGAGGCCGTGCTTGGGTTATCTCCAATGTCTCAAGGGGACAAAATGACCTCCTCAGAATCAACTGTGTCTACGACTTACGATTTTGGGTTTGAGGCTGCGTACAATTTACGACTTATTTACATATGTAGTGGAAACATAAAACTTGCGTTTCAAATATCTTCcaaatatttgattttttaa
- the naa20 gene encoding NatB N-acetyltransferase complex catalytic subunit Naa20, whose translation MTDTRKFKATDLFSFNNINLDPLTETFNISFYLSYLNKWPSLCVVQESDLSDPTLMGYIMGKSEGTGKEWHTHVTAITVAPNSRRLGLARTMMDYLETVGNSENAFFVDLFVRASNALAIDFYKGLGYSVYRRVIGYYSNPHGKDEDSFDMRKPLSRDVNRESIRENGENFKCSPADVSF comes from the exons ATGACTGATACGCGAAAATTCAAAGCTActgatttattttcatttaacaATATAAATTTAGATCCTCTAACGGAGACC TtcaatatttcattttatctCAGTTATTTGAACAAATGGCCTAGCTTGTGTGTTGTACAAGAGTCTGACCTATCTGATCCAACCCTTATGGGTTATATTATGGGGAAATCAGAAGGAACCGGTAAAGAGTGGCATACTCATGTTACCGCCATTACAGTAGCGCCAAATTCCCGTCGTTTAGGCCTTGCTAGAACGATGATGGACTACTTAGAAACTGTAGGAAATTCTGAAAAcgctttttttgttgaccTGTTTGTGCGTGCCAGCAATGCACTTGCAATTGACTTTTACAAAGGATTGGGGTATTCGGTTTATAGACGAGTTATTGGGTACTATAGTAATCCACATGGAAAGGATGAGGATTCATTTGATATGCGGAAACCACTTTCGCGAGATGTTAATAGAGAAAGCATTCGAGAGAATGGggaaaatttcaaatgcaGCCCAGCTGATGTTTCATTTTAG
- the rml2 gene encoding mitochondrial 54S ribosomal protein uL2m, whose amino-acid sequence MLSYNRFRGYLIPQIHALKLFRYASTASTSGEKIESSERPYDVGMLLRPKTKFEIKTYKPISPGLRHLKRPVSDYLWKGKPFRPLTVAKRKKGGRNETGRITVRHQGGGHKQRIRLVDFERKVPGVHRVIRIEYDPGRSGHIALVEKLNSETANKSYILACDGLREGDTVESFRSLLKTGSNGEPVEMDPVLAAEIEDGTFAAKNLKPGNCFPLRLIPIGTVIHAIGVNPNQKAKLCRSAGSSARIIAFDGKYAIVRLQSGEERKILDTSFATIGVVSNIYWQHRQLGKAGRSRWLGIRPTVRGTAMNPCDHPHGGGGGKSIGNKPSQSPWGVLAKGGYKTRRGKNVNKLLVRDRPRGKEKR is encoded by the exons ATGTTGAGTTATAATCGATTTCGGGGGTATTTGATTCCTCAAATTCATGCGTTAAAGCTGTTCAGATATGCCTCTACCGCATCTACAAGCggtgaaaaaattgaatctTCCGAGAGACCCTACGATGTAGGGATGCTTCTACGACCAAAAACGAAGTTCGAG ATTAAAACTTACAAACCTATATCTCCTGGTCTTCGTCATTTAAAAAGACCAGTTAGTGATTACCTTTGGAAAGGGAAACCTTTTCGACCTTTGACCGttgcaaaaagaaaaaaaggtgGAAGAAATGAAACAGGAAGAATTACTGTAAGGCATCAGGGTGGTGGACACAAACAACGTATTCGTCTTGTTGactttgaaagaaaagtacCGGGTGTTCATCGAGTGATTAGAATTGAGTATGACCCTGGTAGAAGTGGTCACATTGCCCttgttgaaaaattgaattccGAAACAGCCAACAAAAGTTATATTTTGGCTTGTGACGGGCTTCGCGAAGGCGATACAGTTGAGAGCTTTCGATCGCTTTTGAAGACTGGTTCTAATGGCGAGCCAGTAGAAATGGACCCCGTCCTAGCTGCTGAAATTGAAGATGGAACTTTTGcagcaaaaaatttgaagccAGGAAATTGTTTTCCTCTCAGATTAATTCCTATAGGAACTGTCATTCATGCCATTGGTGTAAATCCAAATCAAAAGGCAAAGCTATGTCGTTCTGCTGGCAGTAGCGCTCGTATCATAGCTTTTGATGGTAAATATGCTATCGTTCGTCTACAAAGTGGTGAAGAGAGAAAGATTTTGGATACATCATTTGCTACCATTGGTGTTGTAAGCAATATTTATTGGCAACATCGCCAGCTTGGTAAAGCCGGTCGTTCACGTTGGCTTGGCATTCGTCCTACGGTTCGAGGTACAGCTATGAATCCATGTGACCATCCACATGGTGGTGGTGGTGGTAAAAGCATTGGTAATAAACCTTCTCAATCTCCTTGGGGTGTTTTGGCTAAAGGTGGATACAAAACAAGAAGAGgtaaaaatgttaataaattacTCGTCCGCGATCGTCCTCGTGGAAAGGAAAAGCGGtaa
- the pef1 gene encoding cyclin-dependent protein kinase Pho85/PhoA-like Pef1 — MNYQRLEKLGEGTYAHVYKGQNRVTGEIVALKVIRIDADEGTPSTAIREISLMKELRHPNIMSLSDVLQTENKLMLVFEYMEKDLKKYMDTYGNQGALPPSQVKNFTQQLLKGISFCHENRVLHRDLKPQNLLINSRGELKLADFGLARSIGIPVNTFSNEVVTLWYRAPDVLLGSRVYSTSIDIWSVGCIMAEMATGRPLFAGSNNEDQLLKIFRLLGTPTEQSWPGISLLPEYKPTFPIYKAQDLAYLFPTFDPLGLDLLRRMLRLQPELRTTGQDALQHAWFLTA, encoded by the exons ATGAACTACCAAAGGCTTGAAAAGTTAG GAGAGGGAACATATGCGCATGTTTATAAGGGGCAAAATCGAGTGACTGGTGAAATTGTCGCTCTCAAAGTTATTCGTATTGATGCAGATGAAGGAACACCTAGTACTGCTATCCGTGAGATTAGTCTTATGAAGGAGCTTAGGCATCCCAATATTATGTCTCTCTCAGACGTTTTGCAAACCGAAAATAAGCTTATGCTcgtttttgaatatatggaaaaagatttgaaaaagtacATGGACACTTATGGGAACCAAGGAGCTCTTCCACCTTCtcaagtaaaaaattttactcAACAATTACTCAAAGGGATATCTTTTTGTCACGAAAACCGAGTTCTACATCGTGATCTGAAACCTCAAAATTTGCTTATCAACAGTCGTGGTGAATTGAAATTGGCGGATTTTGGGTTAGCCCGTTCAATTGGAATTCCAGTGAATACTTTTTCAAACGAAGTGGTCACCTTATGGTATCGTGCTCCTGACGTTCTTTTGGGTTCTCGAGTATATTCAACTTCCATTGATATTTGGTCAGTTGGTTGTATCATGGCAGAAATGGCTACAGGACGTCCTCTATTTGCTGGGTCAAATAATGAGGATCAGCTACTAAAAATCTTCCGATTATTGGGAACTCCTACTGAACAATCATGGCCCGGAATTTCTTTACTTCCTGAATATAAGCCTACTTTCCCTATTTATAAAGCACAAGATCTCGCCTACCTATTTCCAACATTTGATCCTCTTGGTTTGGATTTGTTACGACGGATGCTTCGTCTACAACCTGAATTAAGGACGACCGGCCAGGATGCGCTTCAACATGCTTGGTTTTTAACCGCATAG